From a single Anomaloglossus baeobatrachus isolate aAnoBae1 chromosome 8, aAnoBae1.hap1, whole genome shotgun sequence genomic region:
- the LOC142250092 gene encoding uncharacterized protein LOC142250092, with protein sequence MSSVYQNDQNNEAAAYPIGLINYPSCLMDNVAETSQEMLPEEDGRGGEIHGAGGQSASTSRAHDRAPPRPSQGRRRGGGGHSASQRAPDSDGEEAGFINIDLLIDEVREREPLWNMADRRHADSIVTRRLWDEVCHAAVEGWGELNSRGQKKARDKLQKRWRSIRDRFKKELNQEMQAPSGSGGRRSKYRYFRALSFLRTTMVCRR encoded by the exons ATGAGCTCCGTATATCAAA ATGACCAGAACAACGAGGCGGCCGCTTATCCCATAGGTCTGATTAATTATCCTTCATGTTTAATGGACAAT gtggccgaaacatcacaggagatgctgccagaagaggacggaaggggtggagaaatacacggagcgggcggtcagagt gcttcaacttctagggctcacgatagagctcccccaagaccgtcccagggtcgtcgtcgaggtggcggtggtcatagt gcatcacagcgtgctcccgattctgacggtgaggaggccggatttatcaacatcgacctcctcatcgatgaagttagagaaagggagccgctgtggaacatggctgaccgccgccacgctgattcgatcgtaacccgtcgactctgggacgaggtatgccacgcagcggtagaaggttggggggagctcaattctcgtggccagaagaaagcgc gtgacaaacttcagaagcggtggcggtctatcagggatcgcttcaagaaggagttgaatcaagagatgcaggccccgagtggatccggaggacgcagatcgaaataCCGTTACTttcgagcgttgtcgttcctccggacaactatggtgtgcagaaggtaa